From Deltaproteobacteria bacterium:
ACTCCCTCCAAAAACTTTTAACGCCCTGCGGATCATCCCGATTTTGCAAGCAAAATCGGGATGATCCGCAGGGAATTAAAAGTCTTTGAAGGGGGTCTGGGGGAAACTTTCTACAGAAAGTTTCCCCCAGGGTAATTAATCAGAGTTTCCCTAAAGTATAAGGTCGCCTTGCCGAAGAGTAATCAACGGAGTCTCTTCGGAGGTGGATGCCTGTCGCCTTGCGGCACGGTCATGTCTGAAAAAGGGAGGCCATTATGAAGACCAAGATTTCGATTGCGGCGCTTGCGGTGGTGCTTTTGAGCGTGCCCGTCCAGGCCCGCGAGTGGATGATCGTGGGGCCCAGGGCGCTCGGCATGGGCGGCGCCCACGTGGCGGTGGCCAACGACGCCACGGCGAGCTACTGGAACCCCGCGGCCTATGGTTTCTTCAAGGGCGAGGGCGAGGGCGACTACGACCCGCGCAGCTGGTCCACCGACCTCGGAGGCGGCGCCGTCTGGCAGATCCACGAGGACCTGGGCGAGATCATCGACAGGATAGTGCAGATTGACTACGAGAACCTCAACGACGGCTCCATACCGGCGGCCAACGTCTCCGACTTCCTCCAGCTCGTAAACGAGCTCAAGACCTTCAACGACAACCCCAACCGGGCCGCCACGGTCATGGCCAACGCCCGTCTCGCCGTGCAGGCCGGTCACTGGGGGCTGGGCGGATACGGCTTCACCGAGATATCGGGCAAGGGCCAGCTCGACCTGGTCAACATCGCGCCCGTCGACCCAGGCGTGACCTTCACGGTCGACGACTTCACCAACCCGGCCAACTACGGCTGCACCGCCTGCACGGGCGGCACCTACCTGACGGCCCAGCAGAAGAGCGATCTCAGCACGAGCCTCGCCGGCCTGGGGTGGACCCAGACGCAGATCGACAACTTCATCAATGCCGTGGACTACGGTCTGACCCAGGCCGACGCCGCGGGCTTCACCATCCCGGCCGACATAGTGACCCAGGTCGAGACCGTCGCCTCCCTGGCCACCAGCGCCGCCAACTCGGGCGGCTCCTTCGCCGACAACACGTCGAGACTGCTCTTCAAGGGCATAGGCGTTATCGAGGTGCCGCTCACATACGGCTACGCGCTCAACGATAACTTCGCCATCGGCGGCAACGTCAAGTACATGAAGGGCAGGACCTACAACACGGCCGTCAAGGTCTTCAACACCGACTTCGGCGACGCCGTGGACAAGGCCAGGGACGACTACACCGACAGCACCAATTTCGGCATCGACGTGGGCGCGCTCTACCGCGTAAGCGGCGACACCTTCAGGATAGGACTCGTGGGACGCAACATCAACTCCCCCAAGTTCGACATGAAAAGACTCCTGCCCGGCGACGACGACTACATAAAGGAGAAGGCCCAGGCGCGGGCCGGTCTCGCCTACCAGCCCTGGGACTTCCTGGTGCTCGCCGTGGACATCGACCTCACCGAGAACGAGACGACCGTCTCGAGCGTTTACAAGAGCCGCAACCTCGGCGGCGGCGCCGAGATAAACATCTGGGACTTCCTGAAGCTGCGGGGCGGCCTCTACAAGAACCTCGCGGAGAGCGACATCGGCCTGGTCTACACCGCCGGCCTGGGCATACAGATATGGAAGTTCAGGCTCGACGTGGGAGGGGCCATGGCCTCCAAGTCGAGCACCATCGACGGCAACGACATCCCCAAGGAGGCCCGCCTCGAAGCGGCCCTCTCGGCGGTCTTTTAAGGAAGCTCTGGTCTATTTCACTGAGGGAACCTTTTTGTAAAAGAGTCACAGACCCACGGTTCCCTCAGACTCCCCCCAAAAATTTCAATGCTTTCGGACTTCCCTGATTTTGCTTGCAAAATCAGGGAAGTCCGAAAGGCATCAGCAGTCTTTGAAGGGGGCCTGCTGGCCGCGCCGGCTGCCTCTGGGGGCTGTACCGGGGGTTCGGGCCGCAAAGGCGTAAAAAAATGCCGCCTGGCGCGGACCGAACCCCCGGTGCAGCCGAAGAACCGAATATACGATGGGGCCTGGGGGAAACGTGGGCCTATGGCCCTTCTACAGAAAGTTTCCCCCAGAACCATTAATCAGAGCTTCCCTTTCACAATCCCCGGGGGATTTCGAGAGCCTTTGAGGGGCCTTACATCCCCGGTATGAGTCTCTTCAGCCACCCCTCCCTCGTGTCTATGGCCCGCGACGGGCACGCCTCCTGGCAGCAGTAGCAGCGTATGCAGCCGTCGTAGTCGATGACTATGGCGTCGCGCTTTTCCATGACACCAGCGGGGCAGACGCTCACGCATACGCCGCAGAGCGTGCAGGCGCCCTCGTCTATGTGGGGGCGCGAGGTGAGGGCCTTGCGCAGCCTCTTTTCGAGGAAGGGCGGGAGTCTCTCGGCGAAGTTGAGCCCCACAAGGGGCGGCAGCTCGAAGCCCCCGATCCTGCAAGTCTCCGGGTCTTCGCCGGCGACCTCTATCCTTGCAAGGTCCGTCTCTCCGGCGCGCCGGCGCCTTGCCGCCTCCAGGAGCGCGAGCCGCCGGGGGGCGACGCCGAGGAGCGAGGCGGCCACCGCGTCGAGCGCCGGGGCGTCGTCCGAGGCCATGACAAGCCCCGTGTGCCTCGGCTCTCCGCTCGCCGGGCCGTTGCCCTCCATGGAGACGACGGCGTCGAGGATGTTCAGTCTCGGCGCCACGAAACGGTAGAGGTCCACGAGCATGTCGGCGAAGCGGCCCGTGTCTATGCCCGCCGTCAGGTGCCACTGGGGCTTTCTCGCGCCCGGCACGCAGCCGAAGACGTTCTTTACCGCCATGGTCAGCAGCATCTGGGCGTGGGTCTTGAGCTTGGGGAGGTTTATGACGCCGTCGGCGTCGAGGACCTCGCCGGCGATCTCGAGGCGCTTGAAGACGGCGCCGTCGGGGTTGTCGACCCGCACAAGGTTCTTGAACTCGACGAACTCCGTCCCCGTCTCGAGGCAGGCGTCCATGACGCCGCAGCGCTGCGCTATCTTGCGGGCGCTGCCTATGCCGGGGCTGTCTCCCACGAGCGGCTCGGCCCCGGCCCGGCGGACAAGCTCTATGACGGCCTTCACGACGGCCGGGTGGGTCGTTACGGCCGCCTCCGGGGGCTTTGCCGAGAGGAGGTTGGGCTTTATGAGGATGCGTTCGCCGGGCGAGACGAAGCGCTCCATGCCGCCGAGAAGCTCCACGGCCTCGGAGACACGCTCTGCCACGAGGGCCTCGTCGTAGGAGGGACACTTGCGTATGGCGACACGGGCCGACATTGCGCCTGTCCTAAGAGGCGCCGGTGCGCGGCCCGGCGCTTGCCGCAGCGCCGCAGCGCCGCGACGGGGGAGCTGGAGGGGTGGGCAGAGGAATCAAGGGGCGGCCTTCAGCGTCTTGAGCTTTCTTCGCGCCTTGTCGGCCTCGGGGCTGTTGGGGTGGCGCTTCACCACCTCTTCGAGCAGCACGCGCGCCTCCTTCACGGCGCCGAGTTTCTCGAAGGCGTAGCCCTGCTTGAGCAGCGCGGCCGCCACCTTGTCGCCCTCGGGGTACTGCTTTATGACCTTGTTGAATTCGAGAACCGCCCTCTCCCAGTCGCCCTTGGCGTAGTATATCTCCGCTATCCAGTACTGGGCGTTGTCCGAGAGCTCCTGGTCGGGGTAGAGGGAGAGGAAGCGCCTGAAGGTTTCGAGCGCGTTTTCGTAGTCCCGCTCCATGGTCTGGCGGTAGCCGGCGGTGTAGAGCTCGGCCGGGTCCGGGGCGGCCTCCTTCCTGGCCGCTGCCGGCGGCTTGGCGGCGGCAGCGGGCCTCGACTCGAGGCGGGCGATGCGCGCCTCCATATCCGTCAGCCGGCGGTCCACCTCCTCAAGCGGCGCGTCGAGCCGGGATATCCGGTCCTTGAGGAGCGCAAGCTCCGCCGTAATGGTGTCGAGGCGTTTGTCCAGCACCTCGAGCGGGGCCCTGTACTCCCCGGCCTTCTCTTTGGCCTGCTCGATGGCCCTGCTCTGCTCCATGACCGAGTCCTCGACCCGGGCGATCCTCTCCCCCACCTCGTCGAGCGACTGCGCCAGCGCCTCGAGCCTCTCGCCGAGGTTCTCTATTTCGTGGATGTTCTCTTCGAGCCCGCCGCGCACGAAGGCGAACTCCTCGCGCACCTTGTCCACGTCGGCCGCCGTCTCGGCCCTTACGGTCTTGACGGCAAGGTCGAGCTCGTCGAAGCGGGCGTCGGCGCGGGCGAGCGCGCCCTGCAACTCTTCGAGCCGCCCGCCGAGGGCCTCGACATCCGAGCTCCGGGCGTAGTCGAGCTCTCCGAGCGACCTTGAGAGCCTGTCGAGGTCGAGCTTGAGCTTTTCGATGTTGCCCCTGTTGCTGCTCATGCCCTCGACGGCCTTCTTGTCGAGCCGTCGGATGGCCGCCTCGATGGCGGCGGCCCTCTTCTTCATCGCCTCCGAGTCCTTGAGGAGACGGTTCACGTTCTCGGACATCTGCGCCTGCTCCCTGGTGACGACCACCCCCCCGGGGCCGCACCCTGTGAGAAGGACGGCGAGGGCCATGGCGCAGGCGAGCGATGCTGTCAGCTCCTTCAACTCTCCACCCCCCTAATCGAGCACGTGGAATTCGACGCGGCGGTTCCTGGCCCAGGCCTCCTCGTTGTGGCCCGGCACGGCCGGTTTCTCCTCGCCGTAGCTCAGCGTAGAGAGTCTGGACGGGTCGACGCCGAGCCTCACGAGGTAGCGCTTCACGCTCTCGGCGCGTTTCTGGCCGAGGGCGAGGTTGTACTCCACGTCACCCCGTTCGTCGGCGTGGCCCTCGAGGCGGACCCTGACGTCGCGGTTCTTTATGAGCCATGCGGCGTTCTTGGCCAGGTCGTCGGCGTATTCCTCCTTGATGGTGTACCTGTCGAAGTCGAAGTAGATGGTGTAGAGCCTGCCCATCTCCTCGACCTGCTCGGTGAGCTCGCCGCCGGGCGTTATGGCGGCGTAGCGGCGCGGCGCCTTCTCTTCGGGCTCTGCCGGCGCCGCCGGTTCGGCCATGCCGAGTTTTTCGCCGTAGGCCTCCTCCACCGACTCCTCGGCGAGCATCTCCTCGGCGGGCGGTGGTCCGGGCGCGGCTTCGACCGCGGGCTCCGGCTCCGTTATCTCCTCCTCGGAGACGAGCTCCTCGCCCAGCGGTCTTTCACCTATGATGTCGGCCAGCGTGCCCGGCTCGACCTCCTCGATGACGGCCGGCCGCGCCGCAGCGGCCTGCGCCTCTTCTCCCTCCGCGGCCTCGACCGGCGCGGTCTCGACCGGCGGGGCCTCCACCCCGGCCACGGCCTCGACCGGGGGCGGCGCGGCGGCCTCTTCCTTCGTCTCCTTCTGCACTGTTACGCCGGCGCAGCCAACGAGCGCCGAAAGGACGGCGGCCAGCAGGCCCGGCCCTATGACGGGTGTCTTGTTCATGGTGTCATGCTCCTTTCGGGGGATGTCCCCGTGAAGAGGTCCCTTTCGGACTGCCGTCCGACTACCCCTTCGCGCTCTCTTTCTGTGATCCGGCGTTCACGCCGTGAAGAGCCCCCCCTGCGGACTGCCGTCCGACTACCTGAGGTAGGGAGACCACGCCGGCGAGAAGGCGCTGCCCTCTCCGGTGTCGATCTTTCTCAGGCCCGAGCCGTCCAGCCCCATGATATAGAGCGACGTGGCGCCTTCGCGCGTGGAGCTGAAGACGATGTAGCGCGAGTCGGGCGACCACGACGGCGTCTTGTTGTTGCCCCTTGAGGTGAGCCTCCTGCGCTCGCCCCCGTCCGCCGTCATTATCCATATGTCGAAGCGGCCGTCGTCGCCGAGGCTCGACCAGGCTATCCACTTTCCGTCGGGCGACCAGGCGGGACTGGTGTTGTATTTGCCCTCGAAGGTGAGACGCCTTTTCTTCCCGGTCTGCAAGTCTAACATATAGATGTGGGGATTTCCAGCCGTATCGGAGACGTAGGCCACCGAGCGGCCGTCGGGCGACCAGGTGGGCGAGACGTCTATGCCCCAGTTGCTGGTGAGCCGCTTTGCGGCCATGGTGTCGAGGTCTATGGTGTAGAGCTCTGGGGATTCGTCCACGCTCAGCGTCAGTATGATGCGTTTTCCGTCGGGCGACCAGCGCCCGCCGATGTTGATGCCCTCGCGGTCCGAGATGACGTGCTCGCGGCCCGTCAGGAGGTCGAGCATGTAGAGGCTGGGGCGGCCGTTCTTGTAGGAGCTGTAGATGATGCGCTTTCCGTCGGGCGACCACTGGGGGGAGAGGTTTATGGAGCCGTTGCGCGTTATGCGCCGCGTGTTGCCGCCGTCGTAGTCGCAGATGTAGATCTCCTTGTTGCCCGTGCGGTCGGAGACGAAGAGAAGCCGCGTGGAGAAGACGCCGGGCTTGCCGGTGAGCCTCTCCATGAGGTCGTCGGTGAAGCGGTGGGCGATGCTGCGAAGGCTCTTGACCCTGCCGAGGTAGCGTTTGCCGAAGATCTGCTCTTCGGTCACGGTGTCGAAGATGCGCACCTCGAAGACGAGGCGCCCGCCCTCCTTCTTGACGCCTCCCTTGACGAGCGCCTCGGCCCTTATGGCCCGCCAGTCGCTGAAGTCGGTCTCTTTCCTTGTTATGCCGGCCGCGGCCGGGTCCTCGAGGTAGGCCTCGCGCTCTATGACGTCGAAGAGATCGGTGAAGGACAGGTCCGAGACGATGGTGTCGTAGAGCTCTTCGGCGAGTACGGCCGTCTCCGGGCCCTCTTCGGCCGCGCTCATGTTCTTGAAGGTCTGGACGGCTATGGGAAGCCGTCTGCCCGCGGGGGCCTCTATGTCTATGTAGACCTTGGCCGCCGCTCCGCCGCTGAAGAGCAGGAGCAGCACAAAGAGCGTCGTTCTGAAAAACAGGCGCATATTGAACGAGTCTCCGGGTTTCGAGCAAAAGCGGCCGCTTCCGGTATTATCCTCCCGCGCAGCCGCCGGGGCAGAACCTTATGCCTATTTCGAGGAAGTCCGAGTCCATGCCCTCGGGGAGCGGCTCGAAGGGGGCCGCCTTCGTTACGGCCTTGAGTGTGGAGTCATCGAAGAGCTGTGAGCCCGATCCCTTCTCTATCCACGACTTCGTGACCCTGCCGTCACGGTCTATCCTGATGGAGACCCATGTCTCCAGGCCCGAGTCTTCGGTGCCGGGGTATATCCAGTTCTCTTTAATCTTTTCGCGCACGTCGTTGTAGTAGGCCTTGAACCTGAGCTCCAGGAGCTCGCGCGAGAGCCTGCCCGCCGCTCTGCGGGCCGGGGCGGGTTCCGTGCGCGTCTCTATCTCCACGGTCCGTTCCTGCCGGGCGGCCGCCTCGGCCCTGGCGGCGAGGCTCTTTCTCAGGGCCTCTATCTCGGCCCTCATCCGGGCTGCGTCGGCCTGCTCCTCCTGCCGCGCCTTTCTGCGGCCGAGCTCCTCTATCTCGCTTCGTATGGCGCCGAGTTCCTTCTTCCTCGCCTCCTCGTCGGCCCTGTACTTCTTCTCTATCTCGGCCACCCGCGCGGCCACGAGCTCCCGGGCCTCCTTTTCTCTCACACGCCGCTCTATCATGGCGAGGGTCTGCTCGATGGAGACCTCGCCGGCGGGCCGCTCCTTCACCGCTTCCGCGGTCTCCTTCCGGGGCTCCGCCTTCCCGGTCTCCGGTTTCCGGGGCTCCGCCTTTCTGGGTTCCGCCTTCCGGGGCTCCGCCTTCGGCGGTTTCGGCTTCGGCGGTTCCGCCTTCGGCGCCTTCTCCGGTTTCGCCTCCTTCGCCCTGACGGGCGCCTTGGCGGCGGGCTTGGCGGCGGTCTTGACCTTCTTTTCCGCCCTCGCCCTCTTCTTCACCACCGCCTTCTTTTTCGCCTTCTTCCTCGCCCCGGCCTTCTTCGGCGCCGCCTTCTTCTTGACGGCCTTCTTGACGGTCTTTTTCTTCTTTGCTGCCTTTTTGGGCTCGACCCGTCTCGGCTCGGGCCGAAGCTCCCTGATGTCCACGATGTCGACGGTGTAGACGGGCGCGTAGAATATCCTTCGGGGCTCGCCCCCGACGGCGAAGAGGGCGAGGGCGATGATCGTGACGTGGGCGGCCAGTGACCAGCCGAGGACCCTTGTGAACCCGGGCTGCATCTGGTGGAGCGAGCCGGTCACGGCCGCGGCTGCGGGGCGTGCTCGGTAACCATGCCTATCTTGACGATCCCCGCCCTTCGTATCCTGGCCATGGCGGCGGCCACCTCGCCGTAGGGCACCTCCCTGTCGGCCCGCAGCAGCACGAGCTCACCGGGTCTGCGCTTGGCGATGGCGGCGAGCTTTCGGCCGAGGGCCTCGGGCGAGAGGGGTTTGTCGTTCAGGAAGAGGGCCCCCTTCCTGTCGATGGTGACGATGAGCGGCTCGTCGGGCGTCTTCACGGCCGCCGCCTCGACCTCCGGAAGGTTCACCTCGATCCCCTCCTGGAGCATGGGGGCGGTGACCATGAAGATGATGAGGAGCACGAGCATGACGTCCACCAGCGGTGTTACGTTGATGGTCGAGAGCAGGCGGCGTCTCGATGGTTCGTTAAACTCCATGGCGCTCAACCTTGGGCTCCCTGGGGGCGGGCCGCGAGAGCTCCTTTTCTATGGCGTTGAGCAGGTCCGAGGCGAAGCCCTGCATGTCGGCGCGCGCGCGGTCTATGCGCGAGAGGATGTGGTTGTAGCCCACCACGGCCGGGATGGCCGCCATGAGTCCCAGGGCCGTGGCCACCAGCGCCTCCGAGATGCCCGGGGCGACGACGGCGAGACTGGCCGCGCCCTTTACGCTTATGCCGCGGAAGGAGTTCATGATTCCCCAGACCGTGCCGAAGAGTCCGATGAAGGGCGCCGTGTTGCCCGTGGTGGCGAGAAACGGCGTGTATGCCTCGAGCCTCATCGACTCCTCGGCGATCTTTTTCGAGAGGATGCGTTTTATCCTGTCGAGGTCGTCGCGGCCGATGCGCCCCTCGTTGGATACGGCCGTGAAGAGGCCGGAAAGGGGTGTGTCGGGATGCTCCCTGGCCGCCTCGAGGACCTTGTGGAACTCCTTTTTGTCCATGTTGCGCCAGAAGAGGTCGTAGAAGACGGCCGTCTCGCCCTCGACCCTGCGCAGCAGTTTGATCTTGTAGACGATGATGGCCCAGGAGACGACGGAGAAGCCCACCAGAAGCGCCATGACGAACTTCACCATGGGCCCCGCGTTCCACACCATCGTCCACAGCCCGAGTTCGCTTGCCGTTGTCGTGTCCAATGCCCCCCTCCTTATCAGCGTTCAAGGATACCTCTTCGGCCTGGAAAAGTCAATAGCGGGCGGGTCGTTGCGGCGTCGGGCCGGCGCGAAGTAGTCTTGTGGAGAAAGAGGCTGGTGGGTAGGAGGTGGCGGGAGGTGCTGCGGACTTGGTTCAGCGGTTGTGGCAGAGCTGGCACCCCTTGGTAGAGGGGAGGCCGAGCCCTGTCTGCTGGCCTTGGGCTATATCCGTGTGGTAGTCCCAGCGCAGGGCGTCGTAGTAAGGGCCTGCGTGGGCGAAGTGGCAGGTGAGGCAGAAGACCTTGTGTCCGGTGGTGAAGTCGTCCATACCGGAGCCGTTGTTGGGCAGGTAGTATACGGGGTCGTAGCTGTCGCCGCCCCAGGAACCGCCCGCAGTGACGGGTAGGCCCTTGCCGCTGGTTATGAGGCTTGTGGTGTAGTTCGTCCTGTCGATGGGCACCGGTTTTCCATCGTGGCAGCCGGTCTGGCAACCTGGGAAGGCCCCTCTCGGCATGGTCGTCTGGACGGGATGTCTCCTCCAGTCGCGGTAGCCGTTTTCGGCGAAGCCGCTCCACTGGACCTTGTTGGACGTCGTCCTGAACTCGTGCCAGTTGTCGTGGCACTGGGCGCACCACTGGCTTATGGTCATGCCGGGCCTCTGGGCTCTGGCACTGGTCTGGCACGGCCCCGTCTCGTAGGAGTTGCTGTTGGCCGAGTCGCTGTTTGGATCGCCGGTGAGGACTCCCCTGTAAACAGGCCAGATCACCTCTCCGGCGCTGTCCAGCTCGTTCCCCCCGAAGTAGGAAGGGCCGCCAAGCACGGTGCTCGTGCTGCCCACGTAGCTTCTCGTCCACTGATACTTGAAGTACCGCTTATTCACGCCAGGCAGTCCCATTTCGATGGTGCAACCCGTGGCGCCGCTGTCAAGGGGCACGCGCCGAAGGTTGCGGAAGAGATTTACAGTCGAGGTGTTGGACGCCGAGGCGCCGTGGGGGTCGTGGCAGCTCGTGCAGGTGAGGTATGAAAGGGGCTGGTCGCCGCCGGGAGGGATGACGTTGGTGGCCCCCAGCGAATGGCCGTAACCGAGCGCCGGCGTGGTCGTCACGTCCCACGAGGTGTTAATTTCGGTAGAGAAGTTGCCGCCTGCGCCAATGAGGTTGAAGGGCAAGGCGTCGGTCCACGTTGCCGGAGAATAGACTTTAGGGGCCACCACGCTCTGGGGGGCGTGTGAAACGTCTGCCTGGGCGCCGTTGCTCGCATGGCACTGGAGGCACAGCTTGTGAATCGCGGCTCTGGAAGAGACGGGGCCGCGCAACAGGAGCAGGGAACCTTGAGTGTCGCCTTCAAGGGAGACGTTGCCTTGGCTGTTGTGCATCGTGTGACACTGACCGCAGGTGAGGGGACCGGCCCCTTTGTGTACCGCAAGTAGCGTCTGTGGAAAAAGCGTCGTAATAAAGATTGTGGCCGTTAGTAAGGCGGCGATCTTCAGGGACATAGTAAGGGTCGCTGGGGCAGGGAGGCTTGTCGTGGCTTTACCGGTGGCTGTCGATGGGGTGGCGATATGCTTTTCCATGGAGAAGATAGCCGCTCAGAGCATTATGTAGATTTTTTAATGGCTTTTTAATTTATATTACATGAATTTCTCGTCGGAGTCAAGATAGGCTCGAAATTACGCCCTTCGTTGCGGCGTCGGGCCGGCGGGGCCTTTCCTTCCCGCTGCGCCTCTTTTTCCGGCGCCGGAAAAAAAAGACTTGACATGGTTTCGAATATTCGCAAC
This genomic window contains:
- a CDS encoding DUF362 domain-containing protein, which codes for MSARVAIRKCPSYDEALVAERVSEAVELLGGMERFVSPGERILIKPNLLSAKPPEAAVTTHPAVVKAVIELVRRAGAEPLVGDSPGIGSARKIAQRCGVMDACLETGTEFVEFKNLVRVDNPDGAVFKRLEIAGEVLDADGVINLPKLKTHAQMLLTMAVKNVFGCVPGARKPQWHLTAGIDTGRFADMLVDLYRFVAPRLNILDAVVSMEGNGPASGEPRHTGLVMASDDAPALDAVAASLLGVAPRRLALLEAARRRRAGETDLARIEVAGEDPETCRIGGFELPPLVGLNFAERLPPFLEKRLRKALTSRPHIDEGACTLCGVCVSVCPAGVMEKRDAIVIDYDGCIRCYCCQEACPSRAIDTREGWLKRLIPGM
- the ybgF gene encoding tol-pal system protein YbgF, whose translation is MKELTASLACAMALAVLLTGCGPGGVVVTREQAQMSENVNRLLKDSEAMKKRAAAIEAAIRRLDKKAVEGMSSNRGNIEKLKLDLDRLSRSLGELDYARSSDVEALGGRLEELQGALARADARFDELDLAVKTVRAETAADVDKVREEFAFVRGGLEENIHEIENLGERLEALAQSLDEVGERIARVEDSVMEQSRAIEQAKEKAGEYRAPLEVLDKRLDTITAELALLKDRISRLDAPLEEVDRRLTDMEARIARLESRPAAAAKPPAAARKEAAPDPAELYTAGYRQTMERDYENALETFRRFLSLYPDQELSDNAQYWIAEIYYAKGDWERAVLEFNKVIKQYPEGDKVAAALLKQGYAFEKLGAVKEARVLLEEVVKRHPNSPEADKARRKLKTLKAAP
- the pal gene encoding peptidoglycan-associated lipoprotein Pal, translated to MLAEESVEEAYGEKLGMAEPAAPAEPEEKAPRRYAAITPGGELTEQVEEMGRLYTIYFDFDRYTIKEEYADDLAKNAAWLIKNRDVRVRLEGHADERGDVEYNLALGQKRAESVKRYLVRLGVDPSRLSTLSYGEEKPAVPGHNEEAWARNRRVEFHVLD
- the tolB gene encoding Tol-Pal system beta propeller repeat protein TolB; this translates as MRLFFRTTLFVLLLLFSGGAAAKVYIDIEAPAGRRLPIAVQTFKNMSAAEEGPETAVLAEELYDTIVSDLSFTDLFDVIEREAYLEDPAAAGITRKETDFSDWRAIRAEALVKGGVKKEGGRLVFEVRIFDTVTEEQIFGKRYLGRVKSLRSIAHRFTDDLMERLTGKPGVFSTRLLFVSDRTGNKEIYICDYDGGNTRRITRNGSINLSPQWSPDGKRIIYSSYKNGRPSLYMLDLLTGREHVISDREGINIGGRWSPDGKRIILTLSVDESPELYTIDLDTMAAKRLTSNWGIDVSPTWSPDGRSVAYVSDTAGNPHIYMLDLQTGKKRRLTFEGKYNTSPAWSPDGKWIAWSSLGDDGRFDIWIMTADGGERRRLTSRGNNKTPSWSPDSRYIVFSSTREGATSLYIMGLDGSGLRKIDTGEGSAFSPAWSPYLR
- a CDS encoding cell envelope integrity protein TolA — encoded protein: MQPGFTRVLGWSLAAHVTIIALALFAVGGEPRRIFYAPVYTVDIVDIRELRPEPRRVEPKKAAKKKKTVKKAVKKKAAPKKAGARKKAKKKAVVKKRARAEKKVKTAAKPAAKAPVRAKEAKPEKAPKAEPPKPKPPKAEPRKAEPRKAEPRKPETGKAEPRKETAEAVKERPAGEVSIEQTLAMIERRVREKEARELVAARVAEIEKKYRADEEARKKELGAIRSEIEELGRRKARQEEQADAARMRAEIEALRKSLAARAEAAARQERTVEIETRTEPAPARRAAGRLSRELLELRFKAYYNDVREKIKENWIYPGTEDSGLETWVSIRIDRDGRVTKSWIEKGSGSQLFDDSTLKAVTKAAPFEPLPEGMDSDFLEIGIRFCPGGCAGG
- the tolR gene encoding protein TolR, whose product is MEFNEPSRRRLLSTINVTPLVDVMLVLLIIFMVTAPMLQEGIEVNLPEVEAAAVKTPDEPLIVTIDRKGALFLNDKPLSPEALGRKLAAIAKRRPGELVLLRADREVPYGEVAAAMARIRRAGIVKIGMVTEHAPQPRP
- a CDS encoding Tol-Pal system subunit TolQ, giving the protein MVWNAGPMVKFVMALLVGFSVVSWAIIVYKIKLLRRVEGETAVFYDLFWRNMDKKEFHKVLEAAREHPDTPLSGLFTAVSNEGRIGRDDLDRIKRILSKKIAEESMRLEAYTPFLATTGNTAPFIGLFGTVWGIMNSFRGISVKGAASLAVVAPGISEALVATALGLMAAIPAVVGYNHILSRIDRARADMQGFASDLLNAIEKELSRPAPREPKVERHGV